GCCATTACGGCCGTTGGCATTACCGCCACGACCCATGTTGCCCTGCTGGCGGTTGTTCGGCGGGAAACCGGGCATCACACCAGGAGCGCTTGGGGGAGGCATggcaccgcggccgccctgagggccgccacggccgccgcccagagcggcctgctgggcctgctgcatCGCAGCCATGAACTGAGGCGTGCCAGGCTGGCCGTACTGGGGCGGGAACTGACCGGGCATGCCGTACATGTTGGGAGGCATCTGCTGAGGCACGCCACCACGACCTCCCTGCTGGGGATAGCCGGGGAACTGGCCAGGGCGTCCGCCCTGCACGCcacccatgcccatgccgggCTGCGGGAAGGGCATGCCACGGCCACCCTGAGGCATGAACCCAGGCTGCTGGCCGTAGAAGACCGGAGGCTGCATGTACTGCTGGGGcatgccggcggcagcagcggcctgctGCATGCGCAACTGGTTGCGAGCCTGGATGCTAGCCTCAAGCTGGCTCTTGCGGACGTCCTTGCGCtgagcgagggcgacgtAGAGAGGCTTGCCGTCGATCATGCGCTGGTTCATCTCGGCAACAGCCTTGGTGGCGTCGTCAGGGTTGCTGAAGCAGACGAAGCCGAAGCCCTTGCTCTTACCAAGCTTCCTGTCCTTCTTGTCAGACTTCTTCTCGGCTGACTCCTcggtctcctcctcctcctcggtctcctccttgacctcctccttctggttttccttctccttctcctcttccctcTCCTTTCGCTCCTTCTCCTCTGTCTCGGCGAGGCTGTCCCTCATGACCTTGGCAGAAGTGATGGGCCCAAACTCAGAGAACATCTGGCGCAGCTTCTcatcgtcgacatcatcacccaGGTTCTTGATGTACAGATTGACGCCCTGGTACTTGTTGGCCTTCTCGAGGCGAGCGGCCTCGTACGACTTGCGAAGCTCCTCCTCACGCTCATGCTTCTTCTGGGCACGGCCAACGTACAGATCCTGTCCGCGGAAGTCCTTGCCGTTGAGTTCCTCGACGGATTTGGCGGCGCACTCGTGAGTGGTGAAGTTGACGAAACCGAAGCCGCGGCTCTTGCCCTCCTGGTCGCGGGCAAGAGAGGCAGAGGTGATCTCGCCGTACTTCTCAAAGAGGTCGCGGAACTCGTCATCGGTGACCTCGTTGCTGATGTTCTTGACGTAGATGTTGGTGTAGTTGGCCTTCATCTCCTCGAACTTGCTCTGGCGGTCCTTCTTGGGAATGTGGTGTCCCACGTAGACCTTCTTCTCGTTGAGAAGCATGCCATTGACGTGCTTGATGGCCTGCTGAGCAGCCTCGTCGGTCTCGTAGTGGACAAAGCCGTAACCCTTGGAGTTGCCGTTTTCGTCCTGGGCGACCTTGCAGCTCAGAATGTTACCGAAAGCAGCAAAAGTGTCGTGGAGGGCCTTGTTGTCGATGGCCACGTCGAGGTTCTTGATGAAGACGTTGCCCTGGCCAGTCTTGCGCAGAGCGGGGTCGCGCTGAGACCACATGATGCGGCAGGGACGACCCTTGATGAGAGTGTagttgagctcctcgagagCCTTCTCACCGTCGGCAGTTGAGTTGTAGTTGACGTAGGCATAGCCGAGGGAGCGGCGGGTGACAGCATCGCGGCAGACGCGGATGGAGGCAACCGCACCGATCTGAGAGAAGAGCTCGAAAAGCATGGCCTCAGTGACGGAGgggtcgagctcgccgacgtaGAGGGAGGCAGAGTTCTGCGGCTggggagcagcagagccgggagtggcggccgaggcgtccTCAGACCCTCCGCTCACGTTGGTGTCGATGGCGGGGGCCTTGGCATCGCTGCCGTTGAGGGAAGTGTTGTTAAGGTCATTGGCGAGCTGATCAACAGCGCCAGAGTTGGTGTTAGCGGCCATTTTGATGTCGTTGACGGGGAGGATGGACGTGAACTGCAGAGGAAGCGAGTCAGCACTGGAAGAGTAGGTCGCGTTGGAGGATGGGCGCGGGGGGGCGCGAGGACTCTCGGGACGCACAGATGCGAGATGAACAGTCCTGACGAAGTGTTGTTGAGGAAAGGCGAGAAGAACTCTGAGAAGCAGGGAAGCTGGCTCAGAAGAAGAGGTGTTTCgtttggcggtggtgggtgatCGAGTCTTGTCGCGAGACAGGAGTCGAGCGGAGGGTTTTTTGGGGGGTTTTCAAATTTTTTTGTTTGATTTTTCTTGGTTGAAAGAACAAGAGCAAGAACAGAGACGAGTACGAAGACCGTACCTCTGAACCGACTCGTCGTTATGGGTTTGGGGGGTTTTGGAGATAAAGGTTGGGTGgtgggaagaagaggagaagagagaaATTTTGGTCGACAGCCGATATTTTTTTTCAAAGGCTGCtggcatggatgggctgGGCGCCTCATGCAGTGTGGAGGGCCCTTGCCGTGGCTGTTTCTTCGTACGGAGCACGTACCTGTCAAGTACGTGCAGAGGTGGCCCCGCCAATGCCTTTGTCTCTGCTGAGCGGGGTGGTCGCGCAGCGGTGGGCAGGTGCCGGCCAGGTACAGTGCACAgtgcgcggcgggcgccatgGATCCAAGACGGAGGCACCACCTTccccctcgccgaggcctGTTGGAACCCGTTTCTGGCTGGTTTGGCGCACGAGAAGGTGGTGTGCACTAGCAATCCATCAATGGCCGTCGTGGGTTTGGCAGGATCGTCCTTTCATCAGCGGGCAGGGGCGTTGGCACAGGCACGCACGGCACCCTCACCGCCGGCCGCACAACACAAACACCTCGTCCATCATACATTAAGTATGCGCGGGGTCTTGTGTTGGGgtgcgccaggccagggaTGATGGAACAAAACAACCAAGCATGTACAGTAACACCGCCAGCTTGCAGCTTGATATCAAGGTCCAGTGCGAGGTACGAAGACAAAGTACAGGCAGAACGTTACTCCGTCCGCGTATTCCATTTCTGGTATTGTACCAGCATTACACCGGCCACCCACAAAGAGCCGGCAAAGGCAGAGCAAAGGACGAACCCTGCACACGAGAGGCCATGTCTCTCTACGTCTTCACCGTCGCCGGGGAATCGAGGTGGAAGATACAACGTTAGGCGTCAGCAAACCGCAGACACCTTCCAAGGACCCGGCGCCTAcctactactaaggtactaccTTATATACTGTAACGTACCAGGTAGgcaggtaccttagtactaatTTTACCTGCCTGTATGAAGTAGGTACCTTAAGGTAGTTTACCtgtactgtaggtaccttcCAACTACTGCAGGGGTTGCCAGCCCTCGAGGCATTCCAACTGGCACCTCGTCCGTCGCCCACGCGAGCTCGCTTGGAGCGCACCAAGTGACGCGCAGTGGACCGAATCGCACTGTAAATGGATGTGTACAGTACCTACGTACCGTACCtatcgctgctgctgctaaaTTGGGGCCAAATCGTCGACACACTGCACACACTGCACTGCACAGCCCTTCCCTTATCTTATCGGGGCGGCAGCTCGGTCGCCCTGACCTCATCGACCGGGCGGGCCAAAACAGCCCCACCAGCTTTACTCCAGGGCCGTGTGCCACAAACGCACCGCTCAGCAACCCATCTGGCTGACTGATACAGCAacctactaacttactaccTTCGCACCTCCGTCCGTCCCAACCCTGAAGCTTCTAGAACTCGCCCTTTGGCTTCAGTTTCGTCGCTTCGCGTCCCCATAGCCAGACATGACGATGCCTTCTGGCTCGCCGACTTGTTTTTGCGCATAGGCAACGCATCGTCTGTCATCATGTTCTCGACCTTCACGGGCAgttcgcggcggccacgcaACGTCAACCTCAGCGGGCAGGCCGGCAACCCCTTCGCCAACACCTCGTGGAGCCCTGCCGTCGTTTCGAATGCTAGCAAGACCGTTTCCGATGCACAAGCTGAGCGTGAAAAGCGCCAGCTCGAGAGACAGCGACTCAAGGCCGCTGGTAGGATACAACGGGTATGGAGAGGGCACAGGTCTCGCCGCGACTCGGCGGATAGGTGGAGGGCGATATTCGACCAGCTATACAGCTCTTCACACAACGCCAGCTATTCCGAACGAGCCCCCATAGCCTTCAACCTGCTGATTGCCTTCTactccgcccgccgcagcgacgATGTCCGAAGGGTCTGTCTCTATTGCGAGGACGCGCAACATACCACCTTCGACCAGATTGCTCCCCGCAACGCGCACGTATCCCGATTTCAGCAGCTCATGGCGGTGCTAGTTGGTGCACTAAATCAACTGTCTCAATCGGCGAAGTATGTTCATATCACTGGCTCAAAGCGGTACCTGGCCGTGTCTTACCCAAGCATATCATATGTACTGACTCCAGCATCAGTGAAGCTTCAACTCCGGCGGCGCATCTGATAAAGCTTATAATTCGTATCACAAAGCAGATGCCGGAAACAATAACAAAGTCGACGCAACGTCTTTATAGTGCTCTAGCCCAGCTATGCAAAGCAAAGGAATCAGCTCGGTTGGAtggcctgctggccgaggccgtcataAGCCCACTCCGTGCGGCAACCGGTGATAGTACGTCTTGCGTCCCGCtctccaccaccagcctGCCTGGGCGGCTGTGTGATGTTCTATTCTAACAAGCGACCAGGCGAATTTGCAGCATATAAAGCTCTTGCTTTTAACTTCCTAGCTCACAGCGACTTGACTCGGTTCGAGCGCCATATCGAGACTTTTTCGAAGGGCATCGAGACTGCCAAGCTCTCTCGAGCAATCAGAGCGGGCTACAGCGCCGGCACACATTCGAGGATGTTTGTGTCTAAAGACGACCAGCTGTGGCTGCTTGCCCACTTCATCGACCTAAGCCGACTACACATGGCATCGTCAGACAAGTTTGAGATTTTGGGTGCGCTTTTGCCTCAGCTGTCATCAGTCGCAGATGAGGCCAGCACTCGTGCTCCTTCAGCTGCGTCCCCTGATGCATCTCCAGACACGCAACACCCTGCGAATACACAATCAGCCTCAAACTACACTACGCAACAACTTGGCTCGCTTGTCGATAAAGATGGCATTTCGCGACTGCTTCGTGACTTATCTGATTGCTTAACACAAGGGTCGAAGCAAACATTTCAAGGGACTAGCATCCTCTCGGGATATATCCTCACCTTGTTGCAAGTGTTTCCAAGCAGCGCAGATGATATTCGCATGCGTCTGTTCCTCGAGCAAATCCCGACATCGTCCGGGACAGTCCCGACGGTCAAATTCCTATGGGAAATCATGAAGCATACATCCGTCTTTCAGAAGTTGAAGTCGGAACTGGAGAGGCCGACTGATATGCTTCGCCGATACCTTCACGGCAGCTCGAACCTATCGGACGAAACAATGGAGGAGCAAGAGTGGCGCACCgtgctcctcttccttgagCTATACGTCTTCATCCTGCGCCTcagcgacgatgaagacTTTTTCAGCGGCATGGAAAGCCGGATAGTGGAATCCAACTCGTCCACATCTCTCCTTCGGTCCTGCAGCTTATCGCTTGAGGATGTCAAGGCGCTCACCATCTTCCTCAAGAATACGGCGTTTGCGCTTCATTACAAGGCCAACGAAATCTCAAAGTCGGATCATATCATGGAATCGACAACTAGCTCCCGTCTCGATTCGTACCTTGGCGCCGATGTTGCGTTCAAGACATCATCTTCAAACCTGGATATCGTGCCCGCAgcatcgcccgcccgggccaACCTGGACAGCTTGCGGACCATATTGACGACGGCATTGCGAATGCTGTATGAAAGGGACTCAAGAAAACGCTTCCTACCTCCAAACCATTGGCTTATGACAGGCAAACTCGAACAAGAGGACTTCATCAATGCGGTCATTGTAGAGGAAGAGCGACAGAACCAGGAAGAGGCCGaaggcagcgacgacgaagtcgCCGCGTTGGAGCCCGTATACGGAGAGTCGGGTATATACTCCACTCTCGCTGGCCAGCGCCTTTCGCGTCATGCGAGGTTAGAGAGGCTCCGAGCGGAGCAGGTACGAAGACAACGAGAGCGCAAATTGGCAGAGATGGGACCGAAGCTTGAAATCCTAAAGCATATGCCCTTTGTCGTACCTTTTGAGACACGCGTCAAGATATTTCGACAATTTGTCCATCTGGATACGATGCGCAGAGAGGGCAACAATCCGTTCCACATGTTTCCGCCGCATCCGTCTGCTCGCCATCACGCCAAGATTCGACGCGGCCAACTATTCGACGACGCGTACGAGCAATTCTACCAACTGGGTGACGGCTTGAAGGATCCGATTCAAATCACGTTTGTGGATCAATTTGGCACTCCCGAGGCGGGCATTGATGGCGGGGGTGTGACAAAAGAGTTTCTGACCAGTGTCACATCCGAAGCCTTCCAGAGTGAGTTGGGCATGTTCACCTCAAACGAACAAGGGCTGCTGTTCCCCAATCCAACAGCGACAGACACGAGGCGCGACTTGCTTCATCTCTATGGCTtgagagaagaagacgacgaatTCAAAGAAGCAATGACGAACTTGTTCAA
This sequence is a window from Purpureocillium takamizusanense chromosome 8, complete sequence. Protein-coding genes within it:
- the PAB1 gene encoding Protein phosphatase PP2A regulatory subunit B (EggNog:ENOG503NXFC~COG:A~COG:J), whose protein sequence is MAANTNSGAVDQLANDLNNTSLNGSDAKAPAIDTNVSGGSEDASAATPGSAAPQPQNSASLYVGELDPSVTEAMLFELFSQIGAVASIRVCRDAVTRRSLGYAYVNYNSTADGEKALEELNYTLIKGRPCRIMWSQRDPALRKTGQGNVFIKNLDVAIDNKALHDTFAAFGNILSCKVAQDENGNSKGYGFVHYETDEAAQQAIKHVNGMLLNEKKVYVGHHIPKKDRQSKFEEMKANYTNIYVKNISNEVTDDEFRDLFEKYGEITSASLARDQEGKSRGFGFVNFTTHECAAKSVEELNGKDFRGQDLYVGRAQKKHEREEELRKSYEAARLEKANKYQGVNLYIKNLGDDVDDEKLRQMFSEFGPITSAKVMRDSLAETEEKERKEREEEKEKENQKEEVKEETEEEEETEESAEKKSDKKDRKLGKSKGFGFVCFSNPDDATKAVAEMNQRMIDGKPLYVALAQRKDVRKSQLEASIQARNQLRMQQAAAAAGMPQQYMQPPVFYGQQPGFMPQGGRGMPFPQPGMGMGGVQGGRPGQFPGYPQQGGRGGVPQQMPPNMYGMPGQFPPQYGQPGTPQFMAAMQQAQQAALGGGRGGPQGGRGAMPPPSAPGVMPGFPPNNRQQGNMGRGGNANGRNGSFPNQARGGDANNASALQAQLSAAQPAQQKQMLGELIFPKIQAINADLAGKITGMLLEMDNAELINLIEDEGALKAKVDEALAVYDEYVKTQGGSEGGEAKKEEETKA
- the HUL5 gene encoding HECT-type E3 ubiquitin transferase (COG:O~EggNog:ENOG503NTYZ); translation: MFSTFTGSSRRPRNVNLSGQAGNPFANTSWSPAVVSNASKTVSDAQAEREKRQLERQRLKAAGRIQRVWRGHRSRRDSADRWRAIFDQLYSSSHNASYSERAPIAFNLLIAFYSARRSDDVRRVCLYCEDAQHTTFDQIAPRNAHVSRFQQLMAVLVGALNQLSQSANEASTPAAHLIKLIIRITKQMPETITKSTQRLYSALAQLCKAKESARLDGLLAEAVISPLRAATGDSEFAAYKALAFNFLAHSDLTRFERHIETFSKGIETAKLSRAIRAGYSAGTHSRMFVSKDDQLWLLAHFIDLSRLHMASSDKFEILGALLPQLSSVADEASTRAPSAASPDASPDTQHPANTQSASNYTTQQLGSLVDKDGISRLLRDLSDCLTQGSKQTFQGTSILSGYILTLLQVFPSSADDIRMRLFLEQIPTSSGTVPTVKFLWEIMKHTSVFQKLKSELERPTDMLRRYLHGSSNLSDETMEEQEWRTVLLFLELYVFILRLSDDEDFFSGMESRIVESNSSTSLLRSCSLSLEDVKALTIFLKNTAFALHYKANEISKSDHIMESTTSSRLDSYLGADVAFKTSSSNLDIVPAASPARANLDSLRTILTTALRMLYERDSRKRFLPPNHWLMTGKLEQEDFINAVIVEEERQNQEEAEGSDDEVAALEPVYGESGIYSTLAGQRLSRHARLERLRAEQVRRQRERKLAEMGPKLEILKHMPFVVPFETRVKIFRQFVHLDTMRREGNNPFHMFPPHPSARHHAKIRRGQLFDDAYEQFYQLGDGLKDPIQITFVDQFGTPEAGIDGGGVTKEFLTSVTSEAFQSELGMFTSNEQGLLFPNPTATDTRRDLLHLYGLREEDDEFKEAMTNLFKRFEFLGRIVGKCMYEGILVDLAFAGFFLLKWPSLGPKDENTYKGSINGLRDMDAELYQGMLTLKNYPGDVSGLGFDFTVEDQVSPPGQPVKTITRKLIANGDQTPVTNDNRLLYISYMARHRLVVQPSLQTAAFLRGLRAIIKPSWLSMFNQSELQRLVGGDSSEIDIEDLRRNTVYSGLYEIGDDNEEHPTIKLFWKVMEGFTDSQRRDVLKYVSSTPRAPLLGFSQLRPKFSIRDGGTDEQRLPSTSTCVNLLKLPRYSKEETLRERLLYAVTSGAGFDLS